One region of Pangasianodon hypophthalmus isolate fPanHyp1 chromosome 15, fPanHyp1.pri, whole genome shotgun sequence genomic DNA includes:
- the LOC113524587 gene encoding uncharacterized protein LOC113524587, giving the protein MASKIPSGSKRPREPSAQGLKVKFLINIPLKVDSKDEAQKRCGYLLDALSEGFKEKDRTFMKDKNGKDVLEDVAVIFGMNGRHTPELAKVLKELQTFKYNCKYMNIKYSIITYTWGSGGTIAPDATKVPYQDIREHLKNDAATRKLVKEFRENDPKCLVYFSFVDSDTFKFNFIYSEYLEIVREVLKKDAIPPTVMSTGYEFTHDSEHYVASRLDRTVRVALAEVNPLLVYYPEPNFCVLVRDGLNTIEESFIKPKRGKGEYGMESPVLISQVKERVNFKAVFPDRDPIIIVTPDRFTLTDEGLKTGQSHLEGMNLAKSAYCNGVFINKETYNKTGPNDPKLLPGVTGKNRGFIIQLFNCKNDEEFKELSKKNPFSMDGKVATVLVDAIKHAREYKNFVCEFNEKLKVSSS; this is encoded by the exons ATGGCAAGCAAAATTCCAAGCGGGAGCAAAAGGCCCAGAGAACCCTCTGCTCAG GGGTTAAAGGTCAAGTTTTTGATCAATATTCCTTTGAAGGTGGATTCAAAGGATGAGGCACAGAAGAGGTGTGGTTATCTACTTGATGCTCTAAGTGAAGGCTTTAAGGAAAAGGATAGAACATTTATGAAGGATAAGAATGGCAAAGACGTGCTGGAAGACGTAGCTGTGATTTTTGGCATGAATGGAAGACACACCCCAGAACTCGCTAAGGTTCTGAAGGAGCTCCAGACCTTCAAGTACAATTGTAAATACATGAATATCAAGTATTCTATAATCACCTACACCTGGGGAAGCGGTGGAACAATAGCACCAGATGCGACTAAAGTACCGTACCAGGATATTCGAGAGCATCTGAAAAATGATGCTGCTACAAGAAAACTAGTGAAGGAGTTTAGGGAGAACGATCCAAAGTGTCTGGTTTATTTCAGTTTCGTTGATAGTGACACGTTCAAGTTCAACTTCATCTACAGTGAATACTTAGAAATTGTGAGAGAGGTGCTGAAAAAAGACGCCATCCCGCCCACCGTGATGTCGACTGGTTACGAGTTCACCCACGACAGCGAGCACTATGTTGCGAGTAGACTGGACCGCACGGTCCGTGTAGCCTTGGCAGAGGTCAACCCTCTCCTTGTGTACTACCCAGAACCCAACTTCTGTGTTCTAGTGCGCGACGGACTCAACACCATAGAGGAGAGTTTCATCAAGCCAAAGAGGGGGAAGGGCGAGTACGGCATGGAGTCACCAGTTCTGATCTCGCAGGTCAAGGAACGTGTCAATTTTAAAGCCGTGTTTCCTGACAGAGACCCCATCATCATCGTTACTCCGGACAGATTCACCCTTACAGACGAAGGCCTGAAGACCGGACAGTCGCATCTGGAAGGGATGAATTTGGCAAAGAGTGCATACTGTAATGGGGTGttcataaataaagaaacatatAATAAGACTGGCCCAAATgaccccaaactgctgccaggAGTAACTGGCAAAAACAGAGGCTTCATCATTCAgttatttaactgtaaaaacgACGAGGAATTTAAAGAGCTGAGTAAGAAAAATCCGTTCAGCATGGACGGAAAAGTCGCCACAGTACTAGTCGATGCCATTAAACACGCAAGAGAATACAAAAACTTTGTTTGTGAATTTAATGAAAAGCTGAAAGTCAGTTCCTCCTAG